The segment TATTGGCTTTGTTTGCATAGCTTTGTCAGGAACTTTGGCACGTGAAATCAGCTTACCTACATTTGAAGAGTGGGTTGGTTATGATCCGCATCAAGAGATTTTAGGAATGAATATGTTCACAAATCCGAATTTCCGAATAGAAATTAAAAGGGGTTGGTAAAGATTAGGAAATATTAGACCAACGTTTTAAAATTTTCAATTGGTTTGCAACGGAGCCATGATAAAATCGACGACTCATTACATTCTAGCTTTTCAAAAAACCTTTGAGCTAAAGGAGTAATCAAATGCCAAGACCAAGCAGAGTATTCAGCAAAACAATTAGGTTTCAGAGAGATGATCATGTTGATTTTAAAACATGGATTGCGCCTATAGTGAATATTGGCAGCAAGAAATTCGCGATGATATTAAGCTTAAGTGGCAAGTTTATCAGCAAATCAATGATCTTTAATTGGGGATAATAACTAATCAGGATAATGAAAATTTTTGTTTACTTTGGTAAGACTGGTATTCCGAGTTTGCTTGCAACCTGATATAACTTTTTATCCTTAGTAGCTAAGGATAGTCCTAACCTCATACTTAACTCTAGGTAACTAGCATCATAGGTTGTAATCTGATGCTCTAGGGCAAATGCAATAATTCTATCCATATATTTATCTGAATGATCGTTATCTGTTGTTATTGGTAGCTCTTTAATTAATTCTAAACAGTTGATAACTTGGGCTCTAGAAATCCTTCTCTTTTTTTCTGCTTGGATGAGTACATTCCCAAATTCTAAATGCCAAATTGCTGGAACAAAAGCTCCTTCTTCTTGGATAATGGCAAGAATATCATCAGTTTTTTCTGAAGCTTCATCTTCAAAAAACCAAGATACAGCAATGGAACAATCCAATACTACCTTAATCATCTACGCCCCTGATCGCGTAATTCTTTCCATGAAAAATTCCTCAGCTGCAGATTTTTTCTGAGGTTCTTCAATCTTAGAATAGTATTTTCTTTGGTAAGATTTTGGCTTTTATTGAATGGGATAATCTTAGCTATAGGAATCCCTCTTCTTGTAACAAGAGTTTCTTCTCCTTGAGCAGCTCGCTCTAAAATTTCAGATAAATGGGTTTTTGCCTCAAAAGCACCAATAGTACGCATCTTTTAACCTATTTAGAAAACTAGTT is part of the Alphaproteobacteria bacterium genome and harbors:
- a CDS encoding type II toxin-antitoxin system prevent-host-death family antitoxin, with product MRTIGAFEAKTHLSEILERAAQGEETLVTRRGIPIAKIIPFNKSQNLTKENTILRLKNLRKNLQLRNFSWKELRDQGRR
- a CDS encoding type II toxin-antitoxin system VapC family toxin — translated: MIKVVLDCSIAVSWFFEDEASEKTDDILAIIQEEGAFVPAIWHLEFGNVLIQAEKKRRISRAQVINCLELIKELPITTDNDHSDKYMDRIIAFALEHQITTYDASYLELSMRLGLSLATKDKKLYQVASKLGIPVLPK